From the genome of Ptychodera flava strain L36383 chromosome 22, AS_Pfla_20210202, whole genome shotgun sequence, one region includes:
- the LOC139122754 gene encoding substance-P receptor-like isoform X2, whose protein sequence is MASPIPYIPSEDGYNFTFESTISPTHFYFNGSGNDTMYCPQNLPSPPPVSVFLWALVFGAMIVIATVGNIIVLWIVLAHRRMRTVTNYFIVNLALADAMNATFNVLFPFTYMIYNDWYYGNVYCKIQRLIGPATVAASIFTLMSIGIDRYIAIVHPMRPRMSKLKAKSIICLVWFVSVAINMPWLLYSREYVLTCPDDSPDPLITRRVCATIWPDGTDYGAWYFWYSCAFMVVTYVVPLLAQAICYTIVGIKLWGSQAPGEASNRHKEQLKAKRKVVKMLVIVVIIFAICWLPIHVYFLLGRFYDLYSYKHAREIYMTFYWLAMSNSMYNPFIYCWLNDRFRRGFRKALRCFPCVKWAPDQRIDASRPSTMSGTYNAGHGMKLSRNGSVMTTTVTMDYSLAENAM, encoded by the exons ATGGCGTCTCCCATCCCATATATACCTTCAGAAGATGGATACAACTTCACATTTGAGTCGACGATTTCTCCGACACACTTCTACTTCAATGGTTCTGGAAATGACACAATGTACTGCCCGCAGAACCTGCCATCGCCACCACCGGTTTCGGTATTTCTGTGGGCGCTCGTCTTCGGTGCGATGATAGTCATCGCAACAGTCGGGAACATCATTGTGTTGTGGATCGTCCTGGCTCACCGTCGAATGCGTACCGTTACCAACTACTTCATAGTGAATCTGGCTCTGGCGGATGCCATGAACGCAACATTCAACGTACTGTTCCCTTTCACCTACATGATCTACAACGACTGGTATTACGGGAATGTTTACTGCAAAATACAGCGTTTGATCGGCCCGGCCACCGTCGCAGCCAGCATCTTCACGCTGATGTCGATCGGTATCGACAGGTACATCGCCATTGTGCATCCCATGCGACCACGGATGTCTAAACTAAAAGCCAAGTCAATCATATGTCTGGTGTGGTTTGTGTCTGTGGCGATCAACATGCCGTGGCTGTTGTATTCAAGGGAGTATGTTCTCACGTGCCCAGATGATTCACCGGACCCATTGATAACACGGAGAGTTTGTGCTACTATTTGGCCTGACGGTACGGACTATGGCGCCTGGTATTTTTG GTATTCGTGTGCTTTTATGGTTGTAACCTACGTTGTGCCACTACTGGCCCAAGCGATATGCTACACCATCGTTGGTATTAAACTGTGGGGAAGCCAGGCTCCTGGCGAGGCGTCTAATCGCCATAAAGAACAACTGAAGGCTAAAAGAAAG GTTGTCAAGATGTTAGTTATTGTGGTGATCATTTTCGCCATCTGCTGGCTTCCCATTCACGTGTACTTCCTTCTCGGCCGTTTCTATGACTTGTATTCATACAAACATGCCAGAGAAATCTACATGACATTCTATTGGCTGGCCATGAGCAACTCGATGTACAACCCTTTCATCTACTGTTGGTTAAATGACAG ATTCCGTCGAGGTTTCAGGAAAGCACTGCGGTGCTTCCCGTGCGTTAAATGGGCACCAGACCAGCGAATCGACGCCTCTCGACCAAGCACTATGAGCGGCACGTACAACGCCGGGCACGGCATGAAGCTTTCCCGGAACGGTTCCGTCATGACCACCACGGTCACAATGGATTATTCGCTGGCAGAGAACGCCATGTGA
- the LOC139122754 gene encoding substance-P receptor-like isoform X1, with the protein MASPIPYIPSEDGYNFTFESTISPTHFYFNGSGNDTMYCPQNLPSPPPVSVFLWALVFGAMIVIATVGNIIVLWIVLAHRRMRTVTNYFIVNLALADAMNATFNVLFPFTYMIYNDWYYGNVYCKIQRLIGPATVAASIFTLMSIGIDRYIAIVHPMRPRMSKLKAKSIICLVWFVSVAINMPWLLYSREYVLTCPDDSPDPLITRRVCATIWPDGTDYGAWYFWYSCAFMVVTYVVPLLAQAICYTIVGIKLWGSQAPGEASNRHKEQLKAKRKVVKMLVIVVIIFAICWLPIHVYFLLGRFYDLYSYKHAREIYMTFYWLAMSNSMYNPFIYCWLNDSFRMGFKKAFRWLPCINYSKEHWSKVLGSGYARVTYIRRNNVSTIGNSVEVSGKHCGASRALNGHQTSESTPLDQAL; encoded by the exons ATGGCGTCTCCCATCCCATATATACCTTCAGAAGATGGATACAACTTCACATTTGAGTCGACGATTTCTCCGACACACTTCTACTTCAATGGTTCTGGAAATGACACAATGTACTGCCCGCAGAACCTGCCATCGCCACCACCGGTTTCGGTATTTCTGTGGGCGCTCGTCTTCGGTGCGATGATAGTCATCGCAACAGTCGGGAACATCATTGTGTTGTGGATCGTCCTGGCTCACCGTCGAATGCGTACCGTTACCAACTACTTCATAGTGAATCTGGCTCTGGCGGATGCCATGAACGCAACATTCAACGTACTGTTCCCTTTCACCTACATGATCTACAACGACTGGTATTACGGGAATGTTTACTGCAAAATACAGCGTTTGATCGGCCCGGCCACCGTCGCAGCCAGCATCTTCACGCTGATGTCGATCGGTATCGACAGGTACATCGCCATTGTGCATCCCATGCGACCACGGATGTCTAAACTAAAAGCCAAGTCAATCATATGTCTGGTGTGGTTTGTGTCTGTGGCGATCAACATGCCGTGGCTGTTGTATTCAAGGGAGTATGTTCTCACGTGCCCAGATGATTCACCGGACCCATTGATAACACGGAGAGTTTGTGCTACTATTTGGCCTGACGGTACGGACTATGGCGCCTGGTATTTTTG GTATTCGTGTGCTTTTATGGTTGTAACCTACGTTGTGCCACTACTGGCCCAAGCGATATGCTACACCATCGTTGGTATTAAACTGTGGGGAAGCCAGGCTCCTGGCGAGGCGTCTAATCGCCATAAAGAACAACTGAAGGCTAAAAGAAAG GTTGTCAAGATGTTAGTTATTGTGGTGATCATTTTCGCCATCTGCTGGCTTCCCATTCACGTGTACTTCCTTCTCGGCCGTTTCTATGACTTGTATTCATACAAACATGCCAGAGAAATCTACATGACATTCTATTGGCTGGCCATGAGCAACTCGATGTACAACCCTTTCATCTACTGTTGGTTAAATGACAG TTTTAGGATGGGCTTCAAGAAAGCATTTAGATGGCTTCCTTGCATCAATTACTCAAAGGAACATTGGTCGAAAGTCCTCGGCTCCGGCTATGCACGTGTCACCTATATAAGGAGGAACAACGTTTCCACCATTGGAA ATTCCGTCGAGGTTTCAGGAAAGCACTGCGGTGCTTCCCGTGCGTTAAATGGGCACCAGACCAGCGAATCGACGCCTCTCGACCAAGCACTATGA